The sequence CACCCGCAAGGGTGCGGTCAAGGTGGTCATCGCCTGGCCGGAGCGCCTGTACGTGGTCGAACCCGCGCCGCTGATCACCGTTGCCGAGAGGCTGGAGCGCAAGGGCGGCCGCGAGATGGTGGGCCGTTGCCCCACCAGGAAGGACGCCCAGGAGGCGGCGGACTGGCTGGTGGACCGCTTCTCCCGACTGGTGCCAGGGCTGCCGGTGACCGCCGACATCCAGGCCGGCGGCGGCCAGTTCCTCGTCATCCTGGCCACCGGCCGCCGCTGACCGGGGATCACTTGGGCACACGAGCGTCGAGACGGTGGCCATCTGGGCATCCATCGCTGCCAAGCCTGGCCAACGAGCGTGCGCGGGGGGAGCACCTGTTCGCTCATCCGCACCCCTCGCGCGCGACAGCGGCCGGCGGGGTGGCTGAGCGGCCAGATCGGCCACCACGAATCCGATTGGGACCGCCCGCGGACGACACGTACTGTGTCGAGCCATGTGCTACCACGCGTTCAACGGCGCCTTCCGGCACTACGTGTGCGTCTCATGCCGGCTCGCCTTCAAGGGCAGCGCGTGGCCGATCCGGAAGCGTATCTGTACCAGCTGCCGTGAGCAGCTCGCCTTCGCCGGCTACGACTTCGCCGCGCCTCGACGACGCGACAAGAAGGCTTGGTCTGTCGTTGCGGCCGTGCTCGCGGAGGGGCTGACCTACGATCACCGCCCGGGTTGCGGCTGCTCGCGGCTCCCCTCGTTCCGGCCCAGGACCCAGGCGCAGGTGCGTGTCCGGCGACGCGCGGCCGAGCGGCTGGGCCTCCCTCTGTCGGTGACCCTCGCACGTCGTGACGCCTTCACCCCGGAGATCCGCGACGAGCAGCCGCCCTCGTCATCGGCCGGGAAGCGCGACACAACCTGAGCGTCGTGCCCACGACGGCGCGACCGGGACTGTCCTGGTGGCCGAAGGCTCCGCCTTGGATGAGGATGAGCAAGCCGATGGCCGTCGGCACCACGGGGAGCAGGATGTGGCCCCAGCGGACGAGGGCCTCGGCGATGACGGGTCGGGTGGCGAAGAACCTGCCCGTCAAGCACCGCACGGCCACGGCGATTCTGGTAGGGGCGCCCCGGGACCGCCCTTCGAACGAACCTTGATGCGATCCCTGACCACGGCCGTTTGCTGACCGGCGCCTGGTTGTCGATCATGCGCCGTGCGGCCGCAGGGGACACGGACGGCCCGGCGCGGTGAACTCCCGGTCCCGCTCTGGGCCAGGGCGGGGAGCGGGACAGCTTGTCTAGGCGTCGGGTGGTGTCCATCGCTTGATGATGTCGGGCAGAGCGTACGGTGCCGGCCATACCTGGAGTCGAATCTCCTCCATGTCCTCGGGCTCGTCCTCACAGTCGGGGTCGGGGAAGGCCGCTGCTTCGAGATTCCGCCGAGACGTTCGGACGCGGGTCCATCCGGCGGGCATGTCGAAGCGTGCTGCGTCGGGGCCGTAGTCGGTGCAGCCCAGTACGACCATGCGTCCCGAGGCCAGGTTGAGACTGGCCTCGACGACGTGGTCGAAGTCGTCGCTGTCGTCGTCCGGCCGGCCCGTGAGGAGGTCGATGGTGACGTCGACGGTTACGTTGACAGCCGTGCCGATGGCCAGGGCGTGTTCGGCGACGCCGAGCCCGTGCAGGACGGCCTGGTCGGTCCACACGTCACCGATGCCCGTCTCGGTTGCCTCGGAGACGTCGTCCAGAACGTGGATCTGGAAGTAGTCCGCGAAGAGCTCAAGGTTTGTCGCCACGCAGGCATCATCGCCGCTGCCCGTGAAGGGCGGCACTCCGGAACGGTGCTCGGCCCCACTCGGTAGGACCTCGACCAGCCCCGGCGGCTGCGGTTGCCGATCAGGGCAGTGTCCTGTTCAGTCAGCCCGTGCCGATGTGGCGTGCATGCGTGCGGGGGTGCGTGGGTGGGGCCCGGGGCCCAGAACGCTTTGGAGCCAGCAGTACTCCCGGGCCGCCCCCCGCCCCTCGCCTGCCGTACGGCCCGCCGTTCCCTGATGCGCGGACCGCCCCGAGACGTAGGCCGGCGCCGCCGTGTTCCGTGTGACCCTGCCGCGTCGGGAAGCGCGGTGCGGGGTACTCGGTGAACTCGTCCTGGGCTGCGGCCGGCTGGACCTGGCGATGGTTCGGGTCGCGGAGAGGGGCATGCGCCTCCTGGCACGGATGCCGGGCGGAGTGCCTGGAGTTGCACCTTCCGTAGCGGCATGTGGTCCGGTGGACCCACGTCCCGCCCCCCAGAGGAAGGCCCTGCCCATGTATTCGTCCTTCGTTCCGCCGCGCCAGGTCAGGATCGGTGACGCGGCGGCCTTCGTGGGCACCACACCGCGGGCGATCCGTCATTACCACGAGATCGGCCTGCTCCCCGAGCCCGAGCGGGGCAGTGACGGCCGCCGCCGCTACGGCTACGAAGACATGATCCGGCTCCTGTGGATCCGCAAGACGGCCGACGCCGGGATCGCCCTGGACGACATCCGTGACGCCTTCGCCGACACGGCATCCGCCGGTGCCGACAGCGACCACGACATCGCGGGCGTCCTGGAACGGCTGGAGGAAACCCTCGTCGCCCAGGAAGCGGAACTGCGGCGGCAACGGACTGCCGTGCGGCGCATGCGCACCGAAGGCAGCCGGATGGGCCTGCTCTCCGACCTCGTCACCAGCCGCCTCACGAACCTGCCCGAGGGCTCCGTGCGCCGGGCGGACCTGGACAGCCTGCTGGTCACCGAGCGCATCTTCGGCCCGCTCGGTGCGGCCCTCCAGGCCACCCGCTTCATCGCCCTGGCCACCCACTCGGATCTGCGGGAGGAGTCCGACCGCGTCGATGCCGCCGAGGAGGCACTCGATGACACGGTCGCGGTCGATGACCCCCGCGTGGCCCAGGTGGCTGCCGAACGGCACGCCTTCGAGGAGGTGTTGCAGGCAGTCATCGAGGACTCCGATCTGGCGCAGAGCGACGATGCGCTCCTCGACTCCTGGGACGCTTCGCACCCCGCCACCGCACACGAGGGTGACGGTGAGGGCGAGGCCGGCCGAAGCTCTGGCAGGGGGCAAGGATCCATGAGCGCATTCGAAGCCACCGGAAAGATGCCCTACGACTTCTCCCCGGCCCGCATACGCTGCATGGAATTGGCCGGAGAGATCGCCGCCCACGAATCCCCCGCATGAGTGGAAGGCCTTCTCCCAAGTGCCGGCGGCGGCTCACATCCACAGCCGATTGTGGGCGCTCTTCCACGATCCGAAGTGTTCGGGCGGGGCCATCCATCGCGTCTCGGTGTGGTACTTGGGCGCGATCGTGTCGATCGGCGGCGGAGCGCTATGCTCCGCGTCTGTGGAAGACATCGACATACGACAGCCTCAGCAGGCCCAGCTCACGGGCGAGGTCGTCCTGCGGTTCACGGGCAGCGTGGAGAAGAGCGAGCTCCGGGAGGGGCTGAAGGCCGCAGGAACGTTTCGGCGACTGCGTTGGCTCGCTGCCGCAGGCGCGCTCTTCATCGCGCTCCTGGGCGTGCGCGTCGACGCCGAGGGCGGCTCGGTCAACATCGGCCTCATCGCCTCGGCCGTCGTCTACGCGACCGTGTTCGCCCTGGTCGCGCCCCGGAGGATCGTCACGCATGCCCTGCGGGCCCAGCGGGCCCACGAGGGCGCGGACTGCTTCGTCGACGGCACGGGCATCGCGGCTGTCCTCGACGGCGTGGAGATCAAACGCCTGGGCTGGGACGAGATGACGCGGTATCACGAGACCCCGAGCCTCTACACCGTCGTGGGCAGGACCGGCCGCAAGACCTGGGCGATGGTCCTGCCCAAACGCCTGCTGACCGCACCCGACGCCGAACTCCTCGGCGCGGTCCTCGATTCCCGGCTGCGCCGCGGCTAGGTTCCGTCGCCACCTTCACGCCCCGGTCACCGTGGCGGGGAACGCGGCCCGCGCGGAGCTGTCCGCGACCCTGGCCCGGTTCGCCACCCACCTGCAGATGCACCGAGGCCCGATGCTCGCCCACTCCGGCGACCCCACATCGGCACCACCCACGCCCGCGCCGAGCTGCGGCTCCCCGGCCGCCCCGGCTCCCGGCCGCCCGGACCGCAGCCGGCTCAAGAGCCCCAGGGAGGCTTGTGGGCGTTCCAGTCGGCGAGGCCTCCGGCCCCCAGGACGGTCGCGTCGGCAGCCAGTTCGCCGCGCGCGGGGGTACGTAGCTCGCGTCGGGCGATGCGGGCCACGATCGGCGGGAAGAGCGGCCGCAACGGCTGGCACCACCGCAGCCAGGGCGGCGCGTAGACGGAGAGGGAGCGGCGCGTGATCCCCTCCGCGAGCCATTCGGCGACCTGCTCGGGAGAACGGACCCGACGGGCGAACCGGGGCTGGTGGCGGCGCAGGGCCCGTAGTACGGGGAGCGCGTCGAGGCCGCTGATCATGTCGGTGCCGGTCCAGTGGACGTAGGCGATCCCGACTCCGACACCGTCGGGCTCCACCTCGCCGCGCAACGCCAGGGCGAAGGACTCGACGCCCGCCTTGGAGGCGCAGTAGGCGCTCATCATGGGGGAGGAGCCCAGCGCGGCGGTGGAGGCGACCTGCAGGAAGTAGCCACGCGTGCGGGTCAGCTGGGGGAGGAAGGCCCTGGCGGTGTTGGCGGATCCGGTGAGGTTGACGTCGATGACACGCTGCCACAGTTCCGGCGCCGTACGGTCGAAGGGCCCGCCGACGGCGATGCCGGCATTGGCGGCGACCACGCTGGCCGGTCCCAGCACCTCCTCCACGTGCCGGGCGGCCGCGTGCAGTGCCGCGTTGTCGGTGACGTCGCTCTCGACGCACACGCTCCGGTTCGGCAGCGTCCTCGCCGTCGCCTGCAAGGACGCCTCCTCGCGGCCCAGCAGAGCCACGGACATTCCCGCCTCGGACAGGTTCCGTGCCAGTGCCGCCCCGATCCCGCGCGCGGCGCCGGTCACGACCGCGACCCTTCCCCGCAGCGGGGTGCCGGGATGACGGTGCCTGCCGGGCATGGACAAGTCGAGCATCGAGCCCCTCGTTCCTCGTGCGGGCAGAGCCCGTCGGTGCGGTCCCGGCATCGCGCGGACCGCACCGCCTCTCTAACAGTCCGAAGCCTCGTAGCCTGCGCACCCCTGCACCAGGGCACCCGTGTCACTCCGGGTGGCGTACACCGAGGGGACCCACGTCATCCCCAGGTGACGGCGCGCTCGCCTCATGCGAGCGAGCACAGGTCCTCGTAGCCAAGGCGCGCCGCCCGGGCCTGTGCGGCACACGCCCCCGGCGCGGCGGGGAAGCGGGCCAGGTCCGTGATCGGCGCGCGCCCAGGGACCGACAGCAGCAGCCGGCCGGTCAGACCGGGCCCAAACCGCAGCGCGTACACCTCCCTCTGCCGCCAGGCGGGGGCGTGCGTCAACGCGGTGGCAGGGCCCGCGCTCCCATGACTCGGACGATGAGGCGGAAGTGGGTGGCCGTGCCGGTAGCCTGCCGGGGTGAGCCGGCAGGCGCGGGACGAGCGCCCGGCGGGATGGAGGACGGACATGGCCCTTCGATATGACTGCTCGACGGCGTCAGGCCGGGGCGACGGGTTGCGCGAGGCCGCGTCGGCGGTGCGCCGGGGTGAGCTGGTGGTGCTGCCGACGGACACCGTCTACGGCATCGGGGCGGACGCCTTCGACCGCGACGCCGTGGAGGGGCTGCTGAATGCCAAGGGCCGGGACCGGGCCATGCCCTCCCCGGTACTGGTCGCGTCCCCGGACGCCTTGCACGACCTGGTCACGGACCTCACCCAGGAGGGTTGGGACCTGGTGGAGGCGTTCTGGCCGGGCGGCCTGACTCTGGTCGCCCGCCACCAGCCGTCGCTGACCTGGGATCTCGGGGAGACCCACGGCACGGTCGCGGTTCGGATGCCGTCCCATCCGGTGGCTCTTGAACTGCTCGCCGCGACGGGGCCGATGGCGGTCTCCTCCGCCAACCTGACCGGGCACCCGTCCCCGCAGGACTGCGACGCCGCCCACGGCATGCTCGGCGACTCGGTCGCCGTCTACCTCGACGGCGGGCGCACCGAGGCTGCCATCGCCTCCTCGATCGTGGACCTCACCGGGCCGGTCCCGGTCCTCAAGCGCGCGGGCGCGATCAGCGCCGAGATCCTGCGCAAGGTCGTACCCGACCTCAAGGAGTCGTGACCTCCGGAGACAGGGCCGTCCTGCCGCTGTGGCCCTAGGCTCCGAGCCCCGACCGGCGCACCCGCGTACGCGGTCAGCGCGTTGGACTGTCACTGCCGAGCACATACGCCACACCGTCGGCCTCCTCCTGGACCGCTCCCGTTCCCGCGTCCTCGCCGAGCAGGTCGGCACCGGCCCGGTGGCCGTGGTCGGCCTGTCCTACCACCTGGCCGATGGCAGCGCCCGGGTTGTCACCACCCGCTGCCTGCCACCGGAAGCGGCCGCCCGAACAGGGCGGATGCCACCACTGCCGGGGTGGTCGTTCCTGCCAGGCCGGAGCTGATGGGCCTGCGTGCCGGTGTGCGGGCGGGCCCGCGCGCGGAGCCTCTTCACCCGCCGGTCAGAGCGACGGAAGCGGGCTCCGCTCCGCATGCCTGGCCGTCCGGGCCACGGTAGGCCGGCGTGTATGGGGAACCGGAGCGAGGGTGGCGGCCCGACTGCGCCCGCCGAGCCGCCGCGGTGCCTTTGACGGCGTCGGGCGTGCCGGTTCCCGTTGTTCGGTGATCCGCTTGATCTTCTGCGCAGCCTAGAGCAACTCTTCGTATGGCCCCGGCGCGCGCGTCGTTGCCGGCGGGTAGCGGGTTTGCGTAGCGCCGAAATTCCTGCCGCACTGCCCAAGCTCACGAGTAGTCGCCCTCACACTTCAGTGTGATGATGTGCGTCCACTCCGGGGAGGCGATCGTGCTGAGAAGGGGCGCGTGGTGGGCCGCGGCCGCGATGACCGCGGTCTGCCTGGTGCTGCTCCATGGCGCCGGCGCACCGAGCGGTGGCCTTCCCCTTGCCAGGCCGCTGCCGTCCCATGCTGCCGAAGCGGTCATGGGGGACCGGGTCGGCACGTGGAACATTTGCAATCCGTGCGGGAGCGGGAACGACTTCGGCCGGGCGACGGAGATCGCCACGTACGCGCCGCAGGTCATCGGCCTGCAGGAGGCCTGCGTTCGTGACGTCGAGCGGATCCGCCGATACCTGGAGGAGGCCTACGGGCTGGTCTACCGGGTCGAGTACGGGACCGTCCTGCGGAACTGGAACCGGTGCGGGGGACTGCCGTGGCGGCCGGGCGGCTACGGCCAGGCGATCCTCTCGGCGGCGCCGATGACGGACCGGGTGAGCGTCGAATACCCCGTCGGCGGCTCCGAGGACCGCGGTTACCTTGCCGTCACCACGCTGGTGGGCGGTCGGCCCGTCCGCGTCTTCAACACTCACCTCGCCGAGCGCAGGCAGGGCGAGGTCCGGGCGGACCAGATCGAGGTACTCGCTGCGGAAGTCGCTCGCCACGACCGTGCGATCGTCCTCGGCGACTTCAACGCCGCGCCGCACGCGCCCGAACTCGCCCCGATGTGGGCCCTGGCCCCGGACACAGACCCCGGCTGCCGCCCCTCGACCACCGATGCCGACACGGACGCCTGCACGGCGACCACCGACTGGGACAGCAAGTTCGACTACGTGTTCCTGCGCGGCATCACCCCGCGCACACACCACGTCCGCCCCAGCCTCTACTCGGACCATCATCTGCTGTACACCGACCTGAACGACGGTGTATCGCCCGATCCCCGCTGAAGGCTCCCAAGAAGCTCCTGGTGGGACGGGGGGACGGTGGATTTCGGTGACGCGCACGCCGGAGCGGTGGGCGTCCTGGTCGGCGGCGGTGAGCCGGGGCCGGTGTACTTCGACGTCGGGAGCGGTTCGGACGTGCCGTCGACGACGCACTGGTCGGGCTACGACGGCCGGTACCGTCGTAAGCCTGCGGAGGCCTTGCGGGCGGAGTGCGCGTGCGGATGGCGCGGCGCAGCCGAGTACCCGCTGGACCGGGCGACGGTCGGCGACCGGCCCCTGTACGAAGCGGACGTCGACCTACCGGACCGCTCGCCGACTGGACCGCGCACCTGTCCGTGGTCCGCGAGGCGGCCGTGCCGCTGCCCGATCCCTTGACCGCGCTCCTGGTGGAGATGGCCGAGCGGCTGAACGCCACGGCCGCGGACGCGCCGCCGGCCGCGCTGCGCGCCGCCGATGTGCTGGAGCGGATGGCGGCCCGGGACGACCTCCGCCAAGGCCCTGGTCATGCTCCTGACCGCGCAGGACAGGTGACACCGCGTGCGTGTCACGACATCGGCCCTGTCGGCGTTCGGGTTCGCCGCAGCGCAGCGCGGTCCGCGGGCTGGGTATTGGACGACGCTCAGTGTGGTGTTGCGGCGGGCCGAGCCCTGCATCCTGCCGGCTATGCTGCGGCTGTCGGAGACGCGCTCGTGCACGGCCCGTAGGCCGCAGCCGTCATGGGCATGCTCGGCAGCGCCTTGAGCGCAATGATCCGCGACAGGATCTGTGAACTGGATCGAGCGACCGATCCACCGCTCGGCGCCAGACCCCATCATGTCCCCCGACCACAGGCCGATCTGTCCGGTCGCGTCAAGCGCCGCGACGAGGACATCGACGCCGGCCCGGCACGCCTGACCGAAGCATTGGCCCATGACAGCACCCTCGCTCCTGACCAGCCGGCCACCTGTAGCCCTGCGCGGCCCCTCGACAGCTCACGGACGCGGCACGGCGCCACGGACCTCCGTCGGGCCATCTCAGGCGAGGACGTTCACGGCCCGGGCGACGACGAGTCCAAGGATCATGAGGGAAAGGATGGACTGGAGGGTCATGACGCTCTTGGCCCATGGTGCAAGTGGCATGACGTCGGTGGGGCTCAACGCGGTGGAATTGGTGAACCCGAGGTAGAGGTAGTCGATGTAGTGCGGGCGCCAGTGCGGGGCGTTCAGTTCGGGGCTGAGCTGTTGGGGAAAGGCGAGCGCCGGAGTGGGTG comes from Streptomyces virginiae and encodes:
- a CDS encoding L-threonylcarbamoyladenylate synthase, with product MALRYDCSTASGRGDGLREAASAVRRGELVVLPTDTVYGIGADAFDRDAVEGLLNAKGRDRAMPSPVLVASPDALHDLVTDLTQEGWDLVEAFWPGGLTLVARHQPSLTWDLGETHGTVAVRMPSHPVALELLAATGPMAVSSANLTGHPSPQDCDAAHGMLGDSVAVYLDGGRTEAAIASSIVDLTGPVPVLKRAGAISAEILRKVVPDLKES
- a CDS encoding MerR family transcriptional regulator, giving the protein MYSSFVPPRQVRIGDAAAFVGTTPRAIRHYHEIGLLPEPERGSDGRRRYGYEDMIRLLWIRKTADAGIALDDIRDAFADTASAGADSDHDIAGVLERLEETLVAQEAELRRQRTAVRRMRTEGSRMGLLSDLVTSRLTNLPEGSVRRADLDSLLVTERIFGPLGAALQATRFIALATHSDLREESDRVDAAEEALDDTVAVDDPRVAQVAAERHAFEEVLQAVIEDSDLAQSDDALLDSWDASHPATAHEGDGEGEAGRSSGRGQGSMSAFEATGKMPYDFSPARIRCMELAGEIAAHESPA
- a CDS encoding SDR family oxidoreductase, which gives rise to MLDLSMPGRHRHPGTPLRGRVAVVTGAARGIGAALARNLSEAGMSVALLGREEASLQATARTLPNRSVCVESDVTDNAALHAAARHVEEVLGPASVVAANAGIAVGGPFDRTAPELWQRVIDVNLTGSANTARAFLPQLTRTRGYFLQVASTAALGSSPMMSAYCASKAGVESFALALRGEVEPDGVGVGIAYVHWTGTDMISGLDALPVLRALRRHQPRFARRVRSPEQVAEWLAEGITRRSLSVYAPPWLRWCQPLRPLFPPIVARIARRELRTPARGELAADATVLGAGGLADWNAHKPPWGS
- a CDS encoding endonuclease/exonuclease/phosphatase family protein encodes the protein MCVHSGEAIVLRRGAWWAAAAMTAVCLVLLHGAGAPSGGLPLARPLPSHAAEAVMGDRVGTWNICNPCGSGNDFGRATEIATYAPQVIGLQEACVRDVERIRRYLEEAYGLVYRVEYGTVLRNWNRCGGLPWRPGGYGQAILSAAPMTDRVSVEYPVGGSEDRGYLAVTTLVGGRPVRVFNTHLAERRQGEVRADQIEVLAAEVARHDRAIVLGDFNAAPHAPELAPMWALAPDTDPGCRPSTTDADTDACTATTDWDSKFDYVFLRGITPRTHHVRPSLYSDHHLLYTDLNDGVSPDPR